In one Fluviispira vulneris genomic region, the following are encoded:
- the gpmI gene encoding 2,3-bisphosphoglycerate-independent phosphoglycerate mutase: MSLSNSFKLKRILKPQNNTKVLTIVMDGVGYTNPNTNLTAELAKNQGILPSEAFSTGNAVNAAYTPNLNRLIASSLFRTIKAHGTSVGLPSDDDMGNSEVGHNALGAGRVFAQGAKLVNSAIESGNLFSGNAWKEIVARTELKDGAKTLHLCGLFSDGNVHSHIDHLFALIIGAKKEGIKKVRLHLLLDGRDVGPLTATSYIDKLENFLGTMNSNEFSCLVASGGGRTFVTMDRYESDWSIVERGYNAHVLGEARYFKSIREAVEILREEKNYYDQDLPPFVLENNGKPIGTVEDGDSFIFFNFRGDRAIEITRALTEENFSAFPRKRFPKVHYAGMMQYDGDLKLPEIFLVTPPAIDQTMTELLCNAGVKQFACSETQKYGHVTYFWNGNRSGKFNADLENYVEIASDQSPFQERPWMKSAEIADETIKQMHNNSFEIGRINFANGDMVGHSGDFAAAVLSVAAVDLALGRIMKAAKETNTILIVTADHGNADEMFEVDKKTKKVVFDKNGFPKVKTSHTLAPVPLAIYNTEILGRNIELKENLANAGLSNIAATVLELAGFESPSFYDPSLISFSEKKKLVIHNIDKIFAEENPAERYALAKSALEFADTIAKLRSEDGCPWDREQTFSSLQKYMIEEAYEAVESSQNVIENNNESIQNFCSELGDVLLQIFLNSQIAQEKKYFNIRNVFENVNKKMISRHPHVFQKGNEKLSNASEVISLWDKIKESEKSKNQDQIKDQKFSLLKKAIKKKSLPTLNFGTEISKSAWKIGFSWQTLQEVFQDVVSEVKELEDEILEKDFNIEKVIDELGDVVYALCNLVNFIKETRSDAVTIDFDLIARASFQKFINRFDEMENIMLENKTPLDEESAKKLTLDQWNELWKKAKKRRYR; encoded by the coding sequence ATGAGTCTTTCAAATTCTTTTAAATTAAAGCGTATTTTAAAACCACAAAACAATACTAAAGTTCTTACTATTGTAATGGATGGAGTGGGATATACCAATCCAAATACGAATTTAACGGCAGAGCTGGCAAAAAATCAGGGGATTTTGCCTTCTGAGGCCTTTTCTACCGGCAATGCAGTAAATGCGGCTTACACTCCAAATTTAAATCGCCTCATTGCAAGTTCATTGTTTCGCACCATAAAAGCACACGGCACTTCTGTAGGTTTACCAAGTGATGATGACATGGGCAACAGTGAGGTGGGGCATAATGCGCTCGGTGCTGGAAGAGTTTTTGCTCAAGGTGCAAAACTTGTAAATTCTGCAATAGAGTCAGGCAATTTATTTTCAGGCAATGCTTGGAAAGAAATTGTTGCTCGCACTGAACTCAAAGATGGAGCGAAAACTTTACATTTGTGTGGTCTCTTTTCAGATGGGAATGTTCATAGTCATATTGATCATCTCTTTGCTCTTATTATTGGTGCAAAGAAAGAAGGCATCAAAAAGGTTCGATTGCATCTTTTACTAGATGGTAGAGATGTGGGTCCATTAACTGCAACATCTTATATTGACAAGCTTGAAAACTTTTTAGGGACGATGAATTCAAATGAATTTAGTTGTCTTGTTGCTTCGGGAGGAGGACGTACTTTTGTCACTATGGATCGTTATGAAAGTGATTGGAGTATTGTTGAGCGTGGTTATAACGCGCACGTATTAGGAGAAGCGCGGTACTTTAAATCTATTCGTGAAGCCGTTGAGATTTTACGTGAGGAGAAAAATTACTACGATCAAGATTTGCCTCCATTTGTATTAGAAAATAATGGTAAACCTATTGGGACAGTTGAAGATGGCGATAGTTTTATTTTCTTCAATTTTAGAGGAGATCGAGCTATTGAAATCACGCGCGCATTAACCGAAGAAAACTTTTCTGCTTTTCCAAGGAAAAGATTTCCTAAAGTTCATTATGCTGGAATGATGCAATATGATGGTGATCTCAAATTACCTGAAATATTTTTGGTCACTCCACCAGCCATTGATCAAACAATGACGGAACTTTTGTGCAATGCAGGTGTGAAACAATTTGCTTGTAGTGAAACGCAAAAATATGGTCATGTTACTTATTTTTGGAATGGAAACCGCAGTGGGAAATTCAATGCAGATCTTGAAAACTATGTAGAAATTGCTTCAGATCAAAGTCCTTTTCAAGAGCGGCCATGGATGAAATCAGCAGAAATTGCGGATGAAACAATAAAACAAATGCATAATAATTCATTTGAAATTGGTCGTATTAATTTTGCCAATGGTGATATGGTAGGGCATTCGGGTGATTTTGCTGCAGCTGTTCTTTCTGTAGCTGCTGTTGATTTAGCCTTAGGTAGAATCATGAAAGCAGCTAAAGAAACAAATACAATTTTAATTGTAACTGCTGACCATGGAAATGCAGATGAAATGTTTGAAGTCGATAAAAAAACAAAAAAAGTTGTTTTTGACAAAAATGGTTTTCCTAAGGTTAAAACAAGTCATACTCTAGCACCAGTACCTCTTGCTATTTATAATACTGAAATTCTTGGGCGAAATATTGAATTAAAAGAAAACTTAGCAAATGCAGGATTATCTAATATTGCTGCAACAGTTCTTGAATTGGCTGGATTTGAAAGCCCTTCTTTTTATGATCCTTCGCTGATTTCATTTTCCGAAAAAAAAAAATTAGTAATACATAATATCGATAAAATTTTTGCTGAAGAAAATCCTGCTGAGCGTTATGCATTGGCAAAATCTGCTTTAGAATTTGCTGATACAATTGCAAAATTGCGGTCAGAGGATGGTTGCCCATGGGATCGGGAACAAACGTTTTCTTCATTGCAAAAATATATGATTGAAGAAGCATATGAAGCTGTGGAATCTTCTCAAAATGTTATAGAAAATAATAATGAAAGTATTCAGAATTTTTGTTCTGAATTAGGTGATGTTTTATTACAAATATTTTTAAATTCACAAATTGCTCAAGAAAAAAAGTATTTTAATATTAGAAATGTTTTTGAAAATGTAAATAAAAAAATGATTTCACGTCATCCTCATGTTTTTCAAAAGGGGAATGAAAAGTTATCAAATGCGAGTGAGGTTATTTCTCTTTGGGATAAAATTAAAGAATCAGAAAAATCTAAAAATCAAGATCAAATAAAAGATCAAAAATTTTCACTACTAAAAAAAGCAATTAAGAAAAAATCATTACCAACATTAAATTTTGGTACTGAAATATCAAAATCAGCCTGGAAAATTGGTTTTAGTTGGCAAACTTTACAAGAAGTTTTTCAAGATGTTGTGTCTGAAGTTAAGGAACTTGAAGATGAGATTCTCGAAAAAGATTTCAATATTGAAAAAGTTATTGATGAACTAGGTGATGTCGTTTACGCTCTCTGTAATCTTGTGAATTTTATTAAAGAAACAAGAAGTGATGCTGTTACAATTGATTTCGATTTGATCGCTCGTGCATCATTTCAAAAATTTATAAATCGTTTCGATGAAATGGAAAATATTATGCTAGAGAATAAAACTCCACTTGATGAAGAGTCTGCGAAAAAACTGACTCTTGATCAATGGAATGAGCTTTGGAAAAAGGCAAAAAAAAGGCGTTATCGTTAA